The following are encoded in a window of Thermodesulfobacterium geofontis OPF15 genomic DNA:
- a CDS encoding ArnT family glycosyltransferase has translation MKKEKLYFWILLICAGFLIFWNLGERPLFGVEGRWGEAAREMVLRGSWFVPTINFEPHVTKPLIPFWLIKLSGMIFQKFNEFTVRLPGALLAFLSLWCFYKAVTKLFSYPWNLISTGILLTSLGFVEFSRLAQSEIYQLFGIIVSLTFYIYFRDQKSFLGYLGFFAGMVFGGLSKGITSFAVLFILPLIDALIEKRFYHLNWKSIITGIFVLGFYFLPYYLTAYELRSELPFYLWFKENLKQAVEPYDNLRPFYIYFLYWPLWLAPWSFFLFGAILKFAKKLKQISNEEKLFFLTSLAIFLLFTLAKARRGYYILPILPFSAILITYYMKNHLDEFLLKVYNLISFMLMILTLGLFLIFPYLQLKISPIVTAVLILSFFLQILVFLFFKKERFFGFIFQFLVVEWLVYAMLIPYYSKSSEKDAGEFLAKLSYKIPQALICEINKPVANVYFYAQISKKIEPFSEDKNCQILLVRKDLTPEIKSLLERGYQFIEFREEKEPSKTYYILYKSPG, from the coding sequence ATGAAAAAAGAGAAATTATATTTTTGGATTTTACTAATATGTGCAGGTTTTTTAATTTTTTGGAATTTAGGAGAGAGACCACTTTTCGGAGTAGAAGGGAGATGGGGGGAGGCTGCAAGAGAAATGGTACTTAGAGGATCTTGGTTTGTACCAACTATCAACTTTGAACCTCATGTAACTAAACCTTTAATACCTTTTTGGTTGATAAAACTCTCTGGAATGATTTTTCAAAAGTTTAATGAATTTACCGTAAGACTTCCAGGAGCTTTACTTGCCTTTTTAAGTTTATGGTGCTTTTATAAAGCTGTAACTAAGCTTTTTTCCTATCCTTGGAACCTTATTTCTACAGGGATTCTTCTTACTTCCTTAGGTTTTGTAGAATTTTCTCGTCTTGCTCAGTCTGAAATTTATCAACTTTTTGGAATAATAGTGAGTCTTACCTTTTATATTTATTTCAGAGATCAAAAAAGTTTCTTAGGGTATTTAGGTTTTTTTGCTGGTATGGTTTTTGGTGGACTATCAAAGGGCATTACTTCTTTTGCAGTACTTTTTATTCTTCCTCTAATTGATGCACTTATAGAAAAAAGATTTTATCATTTAAATTGGAAATCCATTATTACTGGAATTTTTGTCTTGGGATTTTATTTTCTTCCCTATTACTTAACTGCTTATGAGCTACGAAGTGAACTTCCTTTTTATCTTTGGTTTAAAGAAAACCTAAAGCAAGCAGTGGAGCCTTATGATAATCTTAGACCTTTTTATATTTATTTCTTATATTGGCCCTTATGGTTAGCTCCTTGGTCGTTTTTTTTATTTGGAGCTATATTAAAGTTTGCTAAAAAGCTTAAGCAAATTTCTAATGAAGAAAAGCTTTTTTTCTTAACTTCTCTTGCCATATTTTTGCTTTTTACTTTAGCTAAAGCAAGAAGAGGCTATTATATTCTACCTATTCTTCCTTTTTCAGCGATTTTAATTACCTATTATATGAAAAACCACTTAGATGAATTTTTACTTAAAGTTTATAACTTGATAAGCTTTATGTTGATGATTTTGACTTTAGGGCTTTTTTTAATTTTTCCTTATCTACAATTAAAGATTTCTCCTATAGTAACTGCAGTTTTGATTTTAAGTTTTTTCTTACAAATTTTAGTTTTTCTCTTTTTTAAGAAAGAAAGATTTTTTGGCTTTATTTTCCAGTTTTTAGTAGTTGAATGGTTGGTTTATGCTATGCTTATACCTTATTATTCTAAGAGTTCTGAAAAAGATGCAGGAGAATTTTTAGCTAAACTTTCTTATAAAATCCCTCAAGCTCTTATTTGTGAGATAAATAAGCCAGTCGCTAATGTTTATTTTTATGCTCAAATTTCAAAAAAAATTGAACCTTTTTCCGAGGATAAAAATTGCCAAATTCTTTTAGTTAGAAAAGATCT
- the rtcA gene encoding RNA 3'-terminal phosphate cyclase, which yields MILIDGSYGEGGGQILRTCLSLSVVLGKPFKIFKIRAGRPKPGLQPQHLACVKACAEISKAELEGAELNSKELIFIPKEKPTNKTYFFDIKTAGSTSLLFQTLLYPLALSEGGELILKGGTHVPFSPSFHYLKYVFLPIVNFLGLKAEIYLEKAGFYPKGGGKIRAKIFPWKEFKLPNISKKFDPDEIFIISLISEDLPSHILERQAISAKKKLLTAQLKSPKEIFEKVKSDSPGTMLFIYSIDKDKIKRVGFFELGKKGYPAEKVGENSAIQFLEFLKTEAQFEEHLGDQILLPLTFAIIKNREKIFIYKTSKITKHLLTQAWVIPQFMKEINIEVLGKEGNPGEVKISLLN from the coding sequence ATGATTTTAATAGATGGATCTTATGGAGAAGGGGGAGGACAAATCTTGAGAACCTGTCTTTCTCTTTCAGTTGTTTTAGGAAAACCTTTTAAAATATTTAAAATAAGAGCAGGTAGACCCAAACCAGGACTTCAACCTCAACATCTTGCCTGTGTAAAAGCATGCGCTGAAATTTCAAAAGCAGAACTTGAAGGAGCAGAACTTAATTCTAAAGAGCTTATATTTATTCCTAAAGAAAAACCAACTAATAAAACATACTTTTTTGATATAAAAACCGCAGGCTCAACTTCTTTACTTTTTCAAACCCTACTTTACCCTTTAGCCTTATCAGAAGGGGGAGAATTAATTTTAAAAGGAGGAACCCATGTTCCTTTTAGCCCTTCTTTTCATTATTTAAAATATGTGTTTTTACCTATAGTAAATTTTTTAGGTTTAAAAGCTGAAATTTATTTAGAAAAAGCAGGGTTTTATCCAAAGGGAGGTGGTAAAATAAGAGCTAAAATTTTTCCTTGGAAAGAATTTAAATTACCAAATATAAGTAAAAAATTTGATCCAGATGAGATTTTTATAATAAGTCTTATTTCTGAAGATTTGCCTTCTCACATTTTAGAAAGACAAGCAATTTCAGCTAAGAAAAAACTTTTAACTGCTCAATTAAAATCACCAAAGGAAATATTTGAAAAAGTTAAAAGTGATTCTCCTGGGACTATGCTTTTTATTTATTCTATAGATAAAGATAAGATAAAAAGGGTTGGTTTTTTTGAACTTGGTAAAAAGGGATATCCCGCAGAAAAAGTAGGAGAAAATTCAGCTATTCAATTCTTGGAATTTTTAAAAACAGAAGCTCAATTTGAAGAACATCTTGGAGATCAAATTTTGCTTCCTTTAACTTTTGCTATAATAAAAAATCGTGAAAAAATTTTTATTTATAAAACTTCGAAAATTACTAAGCATCTTCTTACCCAAGCTTGGGTTATTCCTCAATTTATGAAAGAGATTAATATTGAGGTTTTAGGAAAAGAAGGGAATCCAGGTGAGGTTAAAATTAGCTTATTAAATTAA